DNA from Thiomicrorhabdus sp. Kp2:
GTTTGGCAATCCCATCAACCACGCCATAACCAAGTCCTAATACTCGCCCTACATCTCGCACTACTGCTTTTGCCGCCATGGTTCCATAAGTCACAATCTGTGATACATGGTCACGCCCATAATGACGAGAAACGTAATCAATCACCTCATCACGGCGATCCATACAGAAATCGACATCGAAATCGGGCATAGAGACACGTTCTGGGTTTAAGAAACGCTCGAAAAGCAAATCGTACTGAATAGGATCAAGGTCGGTGATTTTTAGGGCATAGGCCACCAATGAACCTGCACCAGAACCACGACCTGGACCCACTGGAATAAGTTGGTTTTTACCCCATTGAATAAAGTCGGCAACGATTAGGAAGTAACCAGGAAACCCCATTTGCAGAATAATATCTAACTCAAATTTGATTCTGGCGTAATACTCTTCATGTTTTTTTGCAAACTCTTCTTTAGAAAGGTGACCAAATAAAAACGCTAAACGCTCATCCAACCCTTTATGACTCTCCTCTACAAAGAACTCATCCATCGTCATGCCTTCTGGCACTGGAAAATCGGGTAAGAAGTAGGTTCCTAACGTTAAATCAAGACTACAGCGTTTTGCCACTTCTACGGTGTTACTAATCGCTTCTGGTATATCCGAAAACAGCTCAACCATTTCTTCGGTCGTTTTAAAATATTGCTCTTCAGAGTAACGTTTAGGGCGGTTTTGGTCTTCTAGAACATAACCATCGTGAATACAGGTTCTGACTTCATGTGCCTCAAAATCTTCAGGTTTGGCAAAACGCACATCATTCGTTGCTACTACAGGCACCTCATAGCGAATAGCGACGTCTACCGCTTGTGCAATATAAGCCTCTTCATTCTCTCTTTTGGTACGCACCAGCTCGATATAAAAACGGTCTTCAAAGTGAGTAAGCCACCACTTCATTCGGCTGGCGACAAGGTTCGGTTTTTCGGCCAATAAAGCTTGGCCGATATCACCTTCGCGTCCACCTGACAATACAATCAAGCCATCATTAAATTCAGCTAACCATTCACGTTTAATCAAAGCCTGCATATTGTTTTTATAGAGCTTTTGGTTATGCAAATAACTTTGAGAAATAATGTGTGATAAGTTCAGATAACCTTGCGGGTTTTGGCATAAAAGAACAACTTTAGACACCTCTGCACTTTCATCTTCAATCAGCACATCAGCCCCAATAATGGGTTTAATCCCTGCCCCCATCGCCGCACCGTAATACTTAACTAATGCAAATAGGTTATTTTGGTCGGTTAAAGCCATTGCTGGCTGCTCACAGCCTTTAATCAATGAGATGAGTGGTTTAATTCCTAAGGTACTATCAACAACAGAGTACTCAGAGTGAACATGAAGATGAACAAATTGGGTCATAGAACAGGGTCAACTTTGCTTTTATTCTTTATTTGAACCGTCTTACCAGGCCTGGTAAGTCAAATTAGGTTACTACCGAGAAAAAGACAACTTCTATTTCGGATTATTAACACAGTTCAAAAAGGGTTATGTTTTGAATTGTGATATTCTATCGCATATTACAAAATCTCGGCGACAAGTTGCCTTAAATAACAACCAATAATCACTAAATATTTTAATACGCCCTATGACAGACCAGCCTAATCATGTGCCATTTTGGCTCGATGAACAACCTGTAACTTTTCCTCCTAGCCACCTTGCCATGAAAGAGCCTGATGGTTTATTGGCAGTTGGAGGGGATTTAACACCAGAATGGCTTTTAATGGCGTACAGCAGAGGGATATTTCCTTGGTTTAACCCTGGCGAACCCATTCTTTGGTGGACACCCAATCCAAGAAGTGTGTTATTGATTGAGCAGGTAAAAATCAGCAAAAGTTTACGCAAGACAATCAATAAACATCACCAAGCTGAGACTTTGAAGGTAACATTTGACCAAGACTTCAAATCCGTTATGAAAGCCTGCTCCGAAGTCCCTAGAGAAGGTCAAGATGGCACTTGGATAACAGAGCAAATGCTTTCTGCCTACACCCATCTACATAATTCTGGTCATGCGCATTCCGTAGAGGTTTGGCATCAAAACCAGTTAGTGGGTGGTCTTTATGGTGTAGCGATTGGTAAAATGTTTTATGGCGAATCCATGTTTGCCAAAATGACCGACACCTCAAAAATTGCGCTGATTGCCCTTGCTCTTCAATTAAAGGAGTGGGGATTTGAGTTGATTGATACTCAAATTGAAACACCTCATTTAAACAGTTTAGGTGCACAAACCATTTCCAGAACTCACTTTGAGAAACGAATTTCTGAATTGACGAATCAAAGCTTTCCTCCTTCCACATGGAGTTTAAACCCAAATTGGCCTGAGTGGATTCAAGCGCACGAACAGGCTCACCCCTCAAAAAAGTCCATTTCTAATCAGACCAATCAAACCATTAAATAAATAACCAGGCCTATCAACAATTCTGTTTTTCTTGTTTTACTTGTGAGCTGTAGAATAAGACCTAAGATTTCTTTTACCTGATTTAAAAAGAGAGCTAATAAGAGGTATTTTGATGTATAGCCATCCTGGTAATCGGCCACGTTTTTTAAGTTTGATCGCTTTTCGTTTTCCGCTAAACGCTAAACTATCTGCCCTTCATCGTATTACAGGTTTGCTACTTATCATTTGTCTTTTGGGTTATTTGGCTCTCTTGCATTTAATCCTATTTCATCCCCAAGTGACTCTAGAAGACTCTGCCAACCACTGGGTTCATAATTTACTCTATAGTGGTTTTTGGTCAACATTGAGCTTTCATTGGCTAACGGGCTTACGACATCTGTTAGCCGAACATTTTATTGAAGAAAAGCATTATCGATTATTGAATAGTAAAGCCGTGAGTTATGCCCTTATTTTGTTATGGCTATTAATCACAGTTTTCATACTTTACCAGGCCTGGTGGAATTAACTTTATGAAGAATTTACGTGTACTTCGCCAGCCAATTACAGGCATTAAAGCGCATAAATGGCAACGAATCAGCGCCATATACCTAATGTTATTTACCCCCTACCTGGCCTGGCAAGTTCATAATGTGGCAATAGAGCAAAACCTCAACTTAACCCTTTTTATTCAACAACTTTTTACCCCTCTCTTTTTATTCTTGAGTCTGATTAGTATCGCACTCTTATTAGTACATGCCTGGGTTGGTATTCGAGATATTATGATTGACTACCTACCTCAAAAACGTGTCTCTATTTGGCTTAACCTATATGCACTTTTCTTACTCTTAATTATTGTAGATTTAACCTTTTTAGCCATTAAACTAAGTTAAAAACCCCTACGGTGAAATGTAAACATTTATGACAAACCAATCAATCGAATACAATAAACTTCCCCATCAGGCTTTTGACGCTTTGATTATTGGTGCTGGTGGCGCAGGATTAAGAGCCGCTTTGCAACTGGTTGAATCAGGGCATAAAGTCGCCGTTGTTTCCAAAGTTTTTCCTACCCGCTCTCATACTGTGGCCGCTCAAGGTGGAATAAACGCCGCCCTAGGCAATGTCACTCCTGATAATTGGCAATGGCACATGTATGACACCATTAAAGGCAGTGACTACTTAGGTGACCAAGACGCCATTGAATTTATGTGTCAAGAAGCGGCTGAAATAGTTCGAGAGCTCGAACATTTTGGCGTGCCCTTTTCTCGGCTCGACAATGGCAAAATCTACCAGCGAGCGTTTGGTGGTCAAAGTCAAAATTTCGGTCAAGAACAAGCCTACCGAACCTGCGCCGCAGCGGATAGAACTGGACACGCAATCCTGCACTCACTCTATCAACAAAACATTCGCCAAGGCACCACCGTCTTTGATGAATATTATGCGATTGATTTACTTAAAGACACTGAAGGGGCTGTGTGTGGCGTCGTCGTCATGAACATCCATAATGGCGAATACCAATTACTGCAAAGCTCTCATACTCTGCTTGCAACAGGGGGTGCAGGCCAAGTGTTTAGAACCAATACCAATGCCAGCATTAATACGGGAGATGGTTTGGGGATGGTTTTACGTGCAGGCTATCCACTTCAAGACATGGAGTTTTGGCAATTTCATCCAACTGGCGTCGCTGGCAAAGGCATGTTGATTTCTGAAGCGGCCCGAGGTGAAGGCGGTGTACTTAGAAATTCATTGGGTGAAGCCTTTATGGAAAAATATGCACCTCATGTTAAAGACTTAGCCTCTCGTGACGTAGTCTCTAGAGCCATTGCCATGGAAGTCAATGAAGGCCGTGGTTGTGGCCCAAATAAAGACTACATTCTATTAGATTTAACCCATTTGGATGACGTCATTATCAAAGAACGACTGCCTGGCATTCGGGATATTAGCATGACTTTTATGGGAATCGACCCTGTAGAACAGGCGGTGCCGATATTCCCCACGTGTCACTATATGATGGGCGGAATTCCCACCAATTTAAACGGCCAAGTCATTACGCAAAAAATTGATAAAAGCTCACAAGTGGTAACAGGTCTGTACGCCGTAGGTGAATGTGCTTGTGTATCGGTTCATGGTGCTAACAGATTAGGTGGTAATTCATTATTAGATATTGTAGTTTTTGGACGAAAAGCCGCACAAACCATTTCAGAGCACATTCATCACACACAAAATAGTCCCTCCTCGCATGAACCACATCAACTGGATACAACATTTATTAACGCGATTTTCAAACGAATTAACCGTTGGACACAGATTGAAAAACCGAATACCTCTGACAGTATCAATCAGATAAAACAAGACTTGCAAAAAATCATGGAACAAGGCTGTGGTGTCTTTCGAAAACAAAAAACCATGCAACAAGCTTTAGACAAACTCCCTGCCATAGAAGCTCGATTAAAAAACGTTGCCCTAACTGACAACAGTAATGTCTTCAATTTAGAACGTTTGGCCGCATTTGAACTTGAGAACCTAGTCGGCATTGCCTATGCCACGGTAGTATCGGCTTTAGCTCGTGAAGAAAGCCGTGGCGCACACTCTCGCGTTGACTATCAAGAACGAGATGACCAGGCCTGGTTAAAACACAGTTTATATTTTCATCAAACACACAGCCTAAGTTATAAACCAGTCAATCTATCGCCAAAAACGCACACTACCTTTACACCTAAAGCCCGTGTTTACTAAGTTTTAAGGAAAGCTCATGCAACTGATTATTAGCCGTTTTAATCCAGAAACTGACAAAAGGCCTTATGATAAAACTTATAACATTGACGACAGTTTAGTTCCTGATGACCTAATGCTACTCGGTTTATTGCACTTGGTACGCCAACAAGACCCTACACTTGGATTTCGTTCTTCTTGTCAAGAAGGCGTGTGCGGTTCGGATGGCATGAACGTCAATGGAAAAAACCACCTAAGCTGTATTACACGGGTGTCATCACTTGCACAACCCATTGTGATTAAACCGCTACCAGGCCTGCCGATTATTAAGGATTTAATTATCGACATGAATTTGTTCTATAGCCAATATCAAAGCGTAAAGCCTTTTTTACAAACAACAGAACTTAACCTTGAACATGAGCATCTACAATCGCCAGAAGATAGAGCCAAACTTGATGGAAGTTATGAATGCATTTTATGCGGATGCTGCTCGACAGCCTGTCCCTCCTTTTGGTGGAACCCTAATCAGTTTGCAGGCCCAGCCGCTTTATTAGCTGCACAACGTTTTGTGATTGATTCTAGAGATATAAAACATATTGACCGCATCAAACAATTAGACAGCCCAACCAATGTGTTTCGTTGCCGTCATATTCAGAATTGTACCGACGCTTGCCCTAAAGGCTTAAACCCGAGTCGAGCCATTCAAGAGCTTAAATCGATTATGGTTAAAAAGCTTTATTAATGCGGTATCAGTTTTATTAACTCTAAAATTTAAGGGAAACAAAAAGAGACCATGGATAAAGAAAACCCATCCACAAATAGTCAAACATGGTCATTTAAAGACTGGCAAAAGCGTGCATTATTTCTTTGCAAAAGAGGTAATCTAGAAACTGAATTACTTTTAAAAAGCTACATTCATTCTTTAAACGGTACGCTACCTGTTGATATTAAGGGTAATTTAATTTTTTCAGAAAAAGATCTTATACAAAAAACTGAACTGATTAACGCTCTTTTTCTTGAGTCTGAACAGAACTTATTTCATTGGTTATTAGAGTCTCAATCGAGCCTTACCAAGCCCGTCTCCCCTGTTCCACAACGCTATTTGAAACTAATTCAGGAAATAAGGGATAATTATTTGAATTCAAACAACTAAATTTGTTATAATCCGCGCACAATTTTTTATAGAAAGGATTTAAACAAGCTTATGGCAAAACAAGACGTTATTGAATTCGACGGTGTCGTTCTAGAAACTTTACCGAACACGATGTTTAAAGTAGAGTTAGAAAATGGTCACCAAATTTTGGCACACATCTCAGGACGTATGCGTAAAAACTATATCCGAATTCTTGCGGGCGATGCTGTAAAAGTAGA
Protein-coding regions in this window:
- the aat gene encoding leucyl/phenylalanyl-tRNA--protein transferase, producing MTDQPNHVPFWLDEQPVTFPPSHLAMKEPDGLLAVGGDLTPEWLLMAYSRGIFPWFNPGEPILWWTPNPRSVLLIEQVKISKSLRKTINKHHQAETLKVTFDQDFKSVMKACSEVPREGQDGTWITEQMLSAYTHLHNSGHAHSVEVWHQNQLVGGLYGVAIGKMFYGESMFAKMTDTSKIALIALALQLKEWGFELIDTQIETPHLNSLGAQTISRTHFEKRISELTNQSFPPSTWSLNPNWPEWIQAHEQAHPSKKSISNQTNQTIK
- the sdhC gene encoding succinate dehydrogenase, cytochrome b556 subunit, whose translation is MYSHPGNRPRFLSLIAFRFPLNAKLSALHRITGLLLIICLLGYLALLHLILFHPQVTLEDSANHWVHNLLYSGFWSTLSFHWLTGLRHLLAEHFIEEKHYRLLNSKAVSYALILLWLLITVFILYQAWWN
- the sdhD gene encoding succinate dehydrogenase, hydrophobic membrane anchor protein is translated as MKNLRVLRQPITGIKAHKWQRISAIYLMLFTPYLAWQVHNVAIEQNLNLTLFIQQLFTPLFLFLSLISIALLLVHAWVGIRDIMIDYLPQKRVSIWLNLYALFLLLIIVDLTFLAIKLS
- the sdhA gene encoding succinate dehydrogenase flavoprotein subunit; the encoded protein is MTNQSIEYNKLPHQAFDALIIGAGGAGLRAALQLVESGHKVAVVSKVFPTRSHTVAAQGGINAALGNVTPDNWQWHMYDTIKGSDYLGDQDAIEFMCQEAAEIVRELEHFGVPFSRLDNGKIYQRAFGGQSQNFGQEQAYRTCAAADRTGHAILHSLYQQNIRQGTTVFDEYYAIDLLKDTEGAVCGVVVMNIHNGEYQLLQSSHTLLATGGAGQVFRTNTNASINTGDGLGMVLRAGYPLQDMEFWQFHPTGVAGKGMLISEAARGEGGVLRNSLGEAFMEKYAPHVKDLASRDVVSRAIAMEVNEGRGCGPNKDYILLDLTHLDDVIIKERLPGIRDISMTFMGIDPVEQAVPIFPTCHYMMGGIPTNLNGQVITQKIDKSSQVVTGLYAVGECACVSVHGANRLGGNSLLDIVVFGRKAAQTISEHIHHTQNSPSSHEPHQLDTTFINAIFKRINRWTQIEKPNTSDSINQIKQDLQKIMEQGCGVFRKQKTMQQALDKLPAIEARLKNVALTDNSNVFNLERLAAFELENLVGIAYATVVSALAREESRGAHSRVDYQERDDQAWLKHSLYFHQTHSLSYKPVNLSPKTHTTFTPKARVY
- a CDS encoding succinate dehydrogenase iron-sulfur subunit translates to MQLIISRFNPETDKRPYDKTYNIDDSLVPDDLMLLGLLHLVRQQDPTLGFRSSCQEGVCGSDGMNVNGKNHLSCITRVSSLAQPIVIKPLPGLPIIKDLIIDMNLFYSQYQSVKPFLQTTELNLEHEHLQSPEDRAKLDGSYECILCGCCSTACPSFWWNPNQFAGPAALLAAQRFVIDSRDIKHIDRIKQLDSPTNVFRCRHIQNCTDACPKGLNPSRAIQELKSIMVKKLY
- the infA gene encoding translation initiation factor IF-1, which produces MAKQDVIEFDGVVLETLPNTMFKVELENGHQILAHISGRMRKNYIRILAGDAVKVELTPYDLTKGRITYRGK